Sequence from the Coturnix japonica isolate 7356 chromosome Z, Coturnix japonica 2.1, whole genome shotgun sequence genome:
TGATACAGACTTCTTAGGTTAACAGAGAATATGGAGGGGGTAAGAACAGAGTTTTAACAGCAACCCATTTTGTGCATATTTTGTGGAATGacatattttgttgcttttttttttttttttttttttttttcccctaagagTGGAAAATGTTCTCTTTAGTTTTATTCAAATTGACAACTAAGAAaacttttcaaagcatttaaaatagtTGACTgacagttcttatttttttttaatacatttaaaacatttggcTCAAATAGTCCTATGTTCtttctaaataattaaaaatgttaaacaatgacattatttttttataatgaCTTTTTTTATAATACGCCAACAGTTTTGCCttgcttcagaggaaaaaaagaaaaaaaaagaaaaaaaagaaaaaataagtgatgTTACTAACAAACAGAGCTGCATAATGCTGAGATAATGTAAGTGTCTTGTTTATCTAAAATAAAGAATGGGGAAAGATTTAGTGAGTGAAATCAAAAGTCATACATTAgagaaaatagttttcaaaatTGACCTGAGCAGGATAAATCGTGGCATTACTCACACAGTGCACACAGGGAAATGGATTATGTAAGagaaaagcaataacaaataTATTCTTATTTAATAAGCTTTCTTTGTTCACCTCAGCATTTTtcaatataataatattaataaaaagaacagaaaaacttaTACAGTACTTCTTGGAGATGAGCTACTTAAGTACAGCATTTTATGTaatctcatttatttgttttctcctttattttgtGATACCACTCCATCTAGGTTCATAGAGGATAAGCTATTCTTTTACACTTTGTTTACAATGGCATAAAGTAGAAAAATCTAGAAAATTGTGAAACAGAACGTTGCTGCAAACTTTCATGTTATATGCACTGTCGATAATCATAGCCATAAAACAACTTTGAACCTgaaagcttttaatttcagaGGTAACAATTTTTGGAACATAATTGTACTGTTATTAGTATTGAGGCCACTGGAATTTTCTCTAAGATTTTGCATGAGTTTTGCTGAAAATCAGGATATAGATCTTCAACTCATGTTACATTATGTAATTAGTGTTGGAGTTAAATCTGACTTGTGACTGGTTGCTGGTGGTGCTCCTCAGAGGTCATTATTGGGGTGTAccctttttaatatttttattgatggTCTGGAGAAAGAGTGTGAGTGCgtcctcagtaagtttgcagatgacaccaagccgGGGGAAACTGTCAATCTGCCTGAGAGTAGGAAGGCTGTACAGAGGGATCTTGACAGTGTGCATCAATGGGCTGATACAAAAGTATGAGCTAGGTATTGCATTTTGGTCGCAACAATCCCACGCAATGGTACAGACCTGgggtatcacagaatcacagaatcacagaatgacccaggttggaagggacctcaaggaacatgtagttccaacccccctgcctagcagggccaccaaacatacacagttactagatcaggttgcccagggccctgtccaacctggccttgaacacctccaaggacagggcattcacatcctccctgggcagcctgttccagggcctaaccactctcctagtgaagaacttccccctaacatccaacctaaatcttccctccttcagcttaaaatcatttccccttgtcctgctattgtcagccctttcgaagagtttactcccctcctgggtgtaggttcccttcaggtattgaaaggctgcaaggtcaccctgcaaccttctcttctccaggctgaacaagcccaactccctcagcctgtcctcataggggaggtgctccagccccctgatcatcttcgtggccctcctccggaccctttccaaaatctctatgtctttcttgtactgagggctccacacctggacacagtactccagatggggcctcacaagagccgagtagagagggacaatcacctccctatctctgctgaccacccctctcctgatggagcccaggatcccatttgcttttcgAGCagccagagcgcactgctggctcatgttaagtctctcgtccatcaggacccccaggtgGATGCGGTGGGGAACGTGACTGGTGAGGATAAGATTCTTTGTCTGGACTGTCACAAGcccatggggccagatgggaTCCACCCGaggctgctgagggagctgcaAGTGGTGACTGCCAAGCTGTTTTCCACCATCtatcagcatttctgctctgaCACCATACCTacatctcccttcctttagtttaaaaccattctcccttgtctaTCACTATTTACCCGTTTATAAAGCTGATTTCTCGGGACAGCTGGGGCATCAGGCCTAGCCTGTgtgggttcatgaaaggcagatcCTGCTGGATCAACCGGATCAGTATGATCAAGTGATCCGCCTGGTGGATGAGGCAAGGGCTGTTGACGTGGTCTACCTACACTTCAGCAGAGCCTTTGACGCTGTCTCCCACTGTTTTCTCCTGGAGAAACTGGCATCTCGAGGCTTGGATGGGATAAGGACTGGCTGAAGGGCTGGGCGCAGAGAGGTGGAGAGTGGAGTTATATCCATCTGGTGACCCATCACGAGTGGTGTCCCTGTGAGAGTCAgactgtgcttttctgttgtcatggttttagGATTTTTCTTAACCCCActggcagcagccctggggctgcccgCGTGTCCCAAACACAGCGACGGCCCCAAGATGTCAGAAACACCCCCAGAAcggggctgcagctgccagcctggcCTCCTCCATGTTGTGCGTTGGAAACGTTGGAGTCGGGGCCAGAACCCAGCTCAGCCTGAACCGGGCTGCGGGGAGGAAGGAATGGGTTGGGTGCTGGGGATGGGAAGCCCGTGGATCCAGGCCCTAAAGCTGCCCACCTcgggaaaggcagagaagaacaaaactgacagTGGCATGAAGGAATTAAGTTTTATTGTGATGGATTCAGATGACATTATTTAGGATTCAGATGACATGGGTTATGATTCAGATGACGTTGGATAGGCCTCAGATGACATTGGTTAGGATTCAGATGATGTTGGATAGGCCTCAGATGACATTGGTTAGGAAGTGGAGCTTGTTCACGGCTGCTCCTACGGCATCAGTAGGGCCGGCTGGTGATGTGCCGGGCCCGACGTGGTACCCGGGAGCGGCTCCGGCCCTGGGCTGGCCCTCGCCGCCTGGACCGGCTCCTGCGGCGTCTTCGGGGCTGGCTGTCGGTCTCCGCAGCCCGACGATGGAGAGGCGAGCGGCTTCGAGTCCGGGCCCGCGCTGGATGTCTGGATGGGCTTCCGTCGGCTGTTCTGGAAGCCCTGGAGGACCCCGGTGCTGCCGGTGTGGtgtagctgcagctctgagcacctgggcTTGGTGTCTGCCTGCTCCCAAGGTGTCTCTGGGGCCGGCTCGGAGATTCTGGGGCCCGGTGCCGCAACGGAGAGCGGCTTCTTGTCCGGGCCCGCTGTCCCTGCCTGCACCTGAGGTTGTATTCCAGTGCAGGGCAGCGCCTCGAGGACCGAGATGTCCCCTGGCTGGCAGAGTCTGaggtgctgctctcagcaatTGGGGCAGCATTATGGATTCTTCTACGGTGTCTTCTGGACTCATTAAAGGTGTTTTCATCCCTCTGTAGATGTGGCATGCCTCTCCTGCGGTCCGTCCTGCGCTGGATGGACAGGCCGCTGCTCTCAGGCACACAGGACTGGTTAGCTGGCTCCGATGGTGCCTGGCtggtggtgctggagctgctgctctctggtgtCAGAGAGCTTTGAGATGGCTGCAGTCCCTGCTGGCTGGTGGTGCTGAGGCCAGCAAGACctgagctggtgctggaggCTGTAAGGGGAGGCAGGAAGGTGAGCAGGATGGAATTCCAGCCATGGGGTGGAACTGGCTCCCGTTTGTCCCGGGCTGGAGGGATTTGAGCAGGGCCGCTCTGAGCAGCCGCTGCCAGGCCTGGCCtggccccagcccagcagcacgcGGCTGTTTGCCTCTTACCGGTGCCCTCTCCAGCACAGGCGTTGCACTCCCATCTGGTTGTGCTATCACTCAGGTAGGAGCAGCGGCGGTGTGTGCCTCGTGCAGCACAGGAGCCTTCCCCATGAGCAGGGCCGGTGCTTCCTGCCAGGCCTTGAGCCATCTGTGCGGCAGCGCCTGGAGCAGCCCCGGCCTTTACACTGCACGGTACTATTGACACTGCGAGTGATTTATAACAAAGCCAAACATGACACAGAAATAGGGTGGGGAAATTTATTAGGggatataataaatataaaatataaataaataatattatataatattataaaataaactatataaataaataatataataatatatggAAACAACTAAACATTGCTAACAGTCTATCACAGAGTGCTTTTTGCCATGGGTTTTGCTTATCGCACTCGGTGTCACAACTGTTGAGATGGTCAGAATCATAaagttggaaaaggccactgaGGTGTCAGGTCCAATGGTCCACGCGGGCGCTGGCCTGTGAGAACTCTCAGTGAATGGTGCTGGACTCTGAGNNNNNNNNNNNNNNNNNNNNNNNNNNNNNNNNNNNNNNNNNNNNNNNNNNNNNNNNNNNNNNNNNNNNNNNNNNNNNNNNNNNNNNNNNNNNNNNNNNNNCGGAGGGGGACCTCCCCTGCTGCATCTTGAGGCCGTTCCCTCTGGTCCCATCACTcttacctgggagcagaggccgacccccacctcgctacagcctcctttcaagGAGTTACATGAAGTGaggcctcccctgagccttctccgGACTGAAGCATGGGACTCTTCTTCCAGACCCTTTCCTGCCCCGTTGCCcccatgtctttcttgcagtgaggagcccaGAGGTGCACACAGTACACTTTTCATGTCATCACCGCTGCAGATAGTACTTTATGCTATCTTGAGGGCTTTAAATTCCTTATGAAGAGGAAGAACGCTGGAGTTGCGGGTGACAGCGATGTCAACTGAAGTGCATCGGCAGCAATGCGCACAGCATCTGCTAGAAACAGGGGGAGCTGGAAGCCATTGTGCAGCAGGCAAACCATGACTTGGTTGCCATCACTCCCACATGTTTATTGCTACAATGGAGGGCTATATGCTCTTTGGAGGGgataggcaaggaaggaggagTGGTGGCATGGCTCTCTATGTTAGAGAGTATTTTGATGTTGTTGAGCTTGGGGCTGGGAATGATAAGGTTGAGtctgaagagtgagcaaagcctcaaaatggtggtaaggtaccactttgctatagaaagggaaaggggaacttcacagaaaccaagacaaagggtaactgtagatagtttacatttaaaagggcagggaaaaggggaattACAGACCCTTAGTCAAATGAAACcagagaagagggcaataagAATAAGAAGAAACTGTCCAGAGACCTCTGACAAGAAGAAGGATTAGATACCCCCGGGCAAGATGATGCTGACGTGGGAGAAGGATAgcagcagataacaccaagaagaaaacagaagaagaatttcaccccaaaacaacgGCAAGGGTCGCGgggaatggggtcagggggAATGAGGGAATGGGGTTGTGAGGaatggggccatagggaatgtaatgaatatgtaatcaaactgaggaggagactaTTGATTATGTGTTAGCTTGACCTAtatctgtaacacacttttctccttatggtgtgcaagtttggaggagctatcccccttgcacccggcgctgcgcaacactggaataaacatacctgctttataacacatctctggattatagagtttgattccacaAGTCACTACTACTGACCTTCATGGCCACATGGACACGCTGCTGGCTTGTATTCAGATGGCAGTAAACTGACACCCCTAGATTCTCTTCCTCCatccagctttccagccactctacACCAAAACGGGCGTACCtactttggtaaatttaaaaggagaactggcttcaacagatgaagagaaagctgaggtgctgaatgagttcttcacctcggtcttcactggtgtccaggattctagtctttttcatgTCCCTAGGCCCTGCATCCCCAAACCTgtatgtggggaccaaggagtTAAATCCCTCCCCATGGTAAGAGCAGAGCAAGTCtgagagtgcctccttagactgaagGAGTAgaagtctatggggccagatggcgtgcatcgcagggtcctgaaggagctggctgaggtggttgccaagctgctctccatcatatttgagaagttgtGGCTGACAGGTGAGGTCCCGGACTGGAGGAAGGGTCCCGtcactcccatatacaagaaggggagcagtgaggacccggggaactacaggccagtgagtcTCACTTCCGCGCCTtggaagattatggaacagatcctcctggacaacatgcttgatcacataaagaatgagCACGTGATCTGAGACAGCTagcacggcttcaccaggggaaggtcatgcttaactaatcttgtggccttctatgatggagtgacggcgttggtggatgaagggaaggcgactgatgtcatttacctggacctgagcaaggcctttgacatcctcatctccaaattggagggaagtggatttgatgggtggacaactcgatggataagcaattggttgaaaggccacagacagggtggtggtcaatggctctatgtccaggtggaggccagtaatGAGCGGTGTCCcccaagggtctgtcttgggaccggtgctctttaacatctttattaatgacatcaaTGAGGgaactgagtgcaccctcagcaagtttgctgacgacaccaagctgagtggtgtgagggaccttgacaggctggaaagctgggctcgggtgaacctaatgaggtacaacacagcaaagtgcaaggttttgcacttgggctggaagaaccccaggcacgcgtacaggctgggaggagtggtccttgagagtagctcggcagagaaagacctgggggtcctgatagatgagagACTTAACATGAGCTAGCAGCGCGCTCTAGCAGCTcgaaaagcaaatgggatcctgggctccatcaggagaggggtggtcagcagagatagggaggtgattgtccctctctactcagctcttgtgaggccccatctggagtactgtgtgcagGTGTGGaaccctcagtacaaaaaagatatggagattttggaaagggtccagaggagggccatgaagatgatcagggggctggagcacctcccctatgaggacaggctgagggagttgggcttgttcagccttgagaaaagaaggctgtggtgTGACcgcactgcagcctttcagtacctgaagggtaccCATAATCAAGAGGGAAGTAAACactttgaaagggctgataatagcaagacatggggaaatggttttaagttgaaggagggaagatttaggttggatgttagggggaagttcttcactaggagagtggttaggccctggaacaggctgcccagggacaaTGTGAATGCCCCGTCCttggatgtgttcaaggccaggttggacggggccctgggcaacctgatctagtaactGTGTATAAagtggaataaacatacctgctttataacccatctctggattatagagtttgattccgcaagtcagtAGCCTTACTTATATCAGAAATAATATAGTCAGCAGGATAAAagaggtgactgtccctctgtactcaaCACTGGTGAAGATGCAACTTTGATACTAATCTCAGATTTTTATTCATCACTTTAAAATGTCATGGCCCTGAAGTgcatccaaagaagggcaacagtTCCCAAAGAATCTGGGACAGAAGTCTTTAAGAGTAGAAAAGTGTAGAAGAGTGAACTGGGGTATTTTAGACTTGAAGAGGCTCAGGACAGATCTTATATAATATAACTATTATATTATTTTGTACATATAGTTTATTGTTATAATTATGAAACCTTCCTTAGGCCATAATATGAagttgtagaatcatagaatcacagaatccttcAGGTTGAAAATGACCTTCAAATGTTATCCTGTCcagcttccctgcaatgaacagggacaccacagctaaatcaggttgACACAGCATGGCCTTGAAATtctctggggatggggctcaACCAAATATCtctgcagcctgttcctgtgcctcaccacaGGCACTGTGAAAGACCTTTTCCTTATAGaacataggatcatagaattgctcaggttggaaaacaccttcaagatcatcaagtccaaccacaatctAACCAAACTGCgctaactctaacaaccctctgctaaatcatttCCCTGAGCACCATATGCAAagagtttttaaacacattcagggatggtgactcaaccacctccctggggtgCCTGTTCCAGTGTTATACAGCCATTTTCTgtagagaagtttttcctgatatccaacctaaacttcccctcactcaacttgaggccatttcccctcatcttgtCACCTGttaccagtgagaagagaccaaccctaCTCTCACTACAATTGTATTtgaggtatttgaagagagcagtaaggtctcccctcagcctcctcttctccagactaaacagccccagttccttcagtcactcctcatagGACATATTCTACAAGCCCTAtacaagccttgttgccctttgTCTATCTCCagtttataggagggaggcaagggtctttgatatatgtatacctggcatgagattaagaaacaacagtccaaatgttggtccaactagtttattaaagtcctagccatttagggagatggggaagggaaggtaggcaataggaaaggtaggaaatataaTCAAGGAGTCTCTGTAGAGGGCAAAAGGGATAGTCACCTCCGTGGGTCCAGagaggtacacagtaggtccattgatctcaggaactcgtctgatcaccgtggggaatgggagaaagccaggaagctctgcagaaagccagCCTCAGGGGTTCATCCGAAAAGGATTTCCCCTCAaggaattctccatcaaaggtgtctttgggagtttgtctccaaagtccttagtttagtgagggccttttatcccccatttctgtgggttttcttcttcttttctctcagtttagtgtgacattcctggcccaaCAGATGAGCCAGCAGGGAGTGGTGCCTCCATTGCCATGCACAAGCATTATTGCCTTCTGCTGTGGTCTGTTCCTTCAAGCAGCATCACTggaaaaagactgcttgtcctgcttctgcttatctttgcaatcataaacagaggtactgtggcatggtgacacccaccattcaccctcctagatagttagcatttgccagtcagagtcttatcaccagaaaggcctcatgaagcaaactttgaaacaaaaaagaaacagttttgtctttcacatccttctttggacctgctccagcaacATTAATCTCCCTCTTTGAACTTGAAgccatttttccttgttctaTTATCACAGACACTGCTAAAAAGTCTGTCtgcctccttctttccttcactgtctccttctttcctgcagaCTTTTTTTACTCCTTTCCCTCCTTAATATTATATGTTCCCCAAACTGAACTGGAAGCCTAAGAATTT
This genomic interval carries:
- the LOC107325913 gene encoding serine/arginine repetitive matrix protein 2-like produces the protein MAQGLAGSTGPAHGEGSCAARGTHRRCSYLSDSTTRWECNACAGEGTASSTSSGLAGLSTTSQQGLQPSQSSLTPESSSSSTTSQAPSEPANQSCVPESSGLSIQRRTDRRRGMPHLQRDENTFNESRRHRRRIHNAAPIAESSTSDSASQGTSRSSRRCPALEYNLRCRQGQRARTRSRSPLRHRAPESPSRPQRHLGSRQTPSPGAQSCSYTTPAAPGSSRASRTADGSPSRHPARARTRSRSPLHRRAAETDSQPRRRRRSRSRRRGPAQGRSRSRVPRRARHITSRPY